From Aegilops tauschii subsp. strangulata cultivar AL8/78 chromosome 5, Aet v6.0, whole genome shotgun sequence:
CTTTAtgttttcattttattttcttctttaACATAATTCAGGATTGCAAAAAGTTCGCAATTTCAAAAAATAATGAAATTTCAACAAAGTGTTCGAGAAAATTATTAAATGTTCgtgattttgaaaaatgttcaggAAATCATAACATGTTCACAGATTCAAAAATATtgatgatttaaaaaaatgtttgaaTGTTCAAAAAGTGTTtctgattttgaaaaaaaatgtccAGGAATGTTTGCGTATTCAGAAAATGTCCGTGAATTTGACAAAATGTTCACCAATTCACAAAACATTgatgattttttaaaaaatattcataaaATAAAAAAATGTGCGTGAAATTCAAAATTGTTCCCAAATTTCAAAAGTAGTTCATCGATTCAGAGATTGTTCAGGAATTTGAAAAATGGTCATGCATGTCAAAAAAAAATTtcattaaaaacaaaacaaaatcgTGAATTTCAAAAGGTGTTCACAAAATTCAGAAAATGTCCATcgttcaaaaaatgttcactgatttgaaaaaaattcaagaGTTACAAAAATATGCtcgcaatttcaaaaaaatgtttgcaaatttGTAAAAGATGTTCACAATTTCCAAAAAAATGTTGGCAAACTTGAATACCATGGTATTCTAAAAAAGATTTTGACACGGTATTCTAAAAAAGATTTTGACATGGTATTCTAGAAAAGATGCCCTAAGTGCGTGGTGTCACACATCCTATGCTGCTGGCTACCTCGGCAGTCGGCAGTGACCACAGTGATGATGAGAGATGAGACTCCCCTTCTTATAAAACATTTGGAATACATTTTGCTTCAATACTGAAATCGGAAATTGGAGGTCTACTCCTTTATTATCGATTGAGGGTAAATGTTCTTAACAACATCTTCATAATCATCCTGGAGACCTCGACACAACACAGCAGAAAATAAGGAGATACAATCCTGAACCGAAAAGTTATCTACGGTAGGCAATGGGCAGCTTCACTCTCTGGTCTCCTATCATCTGCCCTTGAGATTGAAAAAACCAACATATTCTTTACTATTTCACATAACATTCAGCAAGTCACAAGCACAGTGACTTATGTAGAAAGCACTGGGCACTCATTCGTTGGCAGCTTGATAATGACGGAAAATATCAGGAAGGCGGTAGGTCTGTCCCTCCACATCCTGCAGAATTCCTGTCTTTCGGTAGTATTCGATGCTGTCCAGGAGCGTCTCCTCCAATGCCCTCGGCTTCCAGCCCAGATTACTCAATTTTGCCGACGAAACCGGCGTGCCAGGAGAGTTTTGATGCGCATCGGCCTTGCTGCAGAAAGTAGAGTGAAAGAGTTATTCAAACCATATAAACAAGCACGGGTGTTCAGGGAAAATGTGTCGTTTGATACATACAAGGAACACGTGATAAGAGAAGAGACCCACCATTTTACATAGTTGTAGTCAGGGTACATCTTCTTTAGCAGCTCCAGCAAAGCCTTTGTGCTAATGTAATTTGGTGCGCAGATATATCTCCCGGATGATTCTGGTTTCTCATATATCAGAAGCAAAGCATCTGCCACATCACGGACATCGACTATTTGCAACGGCGTGTCGTTCAACACATTAGGACCCCCTGTAATAAAATTTTCAGCACTCCCAGCCGTCAACAATACATAACAAGTAGATCTCTAGCATGCAATTAAGAGGATGAGGTAAAAAATAATTGTGCACAAACAGAAGAAGCGATACAAGACACTATTAAGAGTCACATTAGTCCAATCATATTTAAGAACCATCTTCAACAGCACAAATGAGTTGTGTAGTTCTTACATAAGGGCCTGAATTGGAAATTAAGGGCATTTTGGAGCACAAGATTACAAAATGGTAATgccaaaaaaaattgtatgttctGGCTTCTCGAATCATGAAGCAATAAAGGGAATTTATATAGGAATTTTACAGGAATTCAAGAAGAGAGAAGGTCGAGAGGATTTTTCCATAAGGTCTAAAGCTCATGGAAGAAATTGGATTCAGTTATTCTATAGAACCTCTGAAAAAATCCATAACAAATTCCTAGTTTCCTACATTACCAAGAGAGCCTTGCAAGTGATTACTGCATTTTTCCCACCCAAAGACATGAATTTTTTTGTGAGGTAAATGATAATCCTAGggcaaatgaaaatgaaataacGAGGGCACCTTTTAAGACATAGATGAGGAGTTCACTGGTGGTGTTGACAACAGGTTGCAATTGTGGCCCAAAAACAATACAAGGACATAAAGTAACTACATTGAGCTCATTCTTCTCTGCATATTCCCAAGCTGTCTCTTCAGCAACAGTTTTAGCAAGATTATACCAAGCCTGCCAGCAGAAATTGTAAAGGTTTGAACTCAGTCCTCACATGTTGCAACCATTTTTAGTTTCTGACTGATTAATGATGAAGTGAACTACTAATATGTTAGGAATCAACAAAGAAAATCGACATGTTAAATCTTGATGCAAATAAATTAAAGTATATGCTTAGCTTCCGCACGTACGTTGCGACTGAATTCAATTGCTCTATCACCTCACAGTTCTAGTAATTTCTAACTTTACTGACCTCCTTCTCCATGCATATTTTTCTGTCGGACCAGCAACTCTCGTCTTTGGGTTTACCCTGAGGCCAGTTGGGGTTTGAATGAACAGCAGCGGTGGATGACACCACCACAACCTTCTGAACCTTCACAGATGAACAAACTTCAAGAATATTTAGGGTGCCCTTCACGGCAGGCACCATGATTTCTGACTGCAGGGTTATATTTTAGCACAACATTAGTAACAGACCatcaagaatatgcattttcaaaTATTGAGATTTCAACGAGATTCTACAATGCCAGAAATTTTGTGAACTAGCCTCAGGGTCGACGGTCTTATCCGCGGGAACAGGGGAGGCGACATGGAAGACGCCCTGGCAACCCTCGACGGCGGCGGCCAGCGCGGCGCGGTCGAGCACGTCGGCCTTGAACAAGCTCAGGCTCTCCGCCGCGCCGTCCAGCTGCATCAGATGCGCGTTCTTCTGGTCACCTGAAACGGCATCCCGGCATTAATCACCGCCCGGCGAAGCAGGCAGCAAGAAGAGAGGAGGAGCGACCGGATCAGACGCGGCGTACTTACTGGGGTCGCGGAGGGTGGCGTGGACGGCGTAGCCCCGGGAGAGGAGCAGCTTGACGAGCCACGAGGCGATGTACCCGCCGCCGCCGGTCACGCACACCCGCGGTGGtgccatcctcctcctcctcgcttaCGGGCTGGCTCGCAGCTTGCTCGGCTAACAGTTTCTCCACCCACTCGCCGGTAGAGACTCCACGGCGCAGATCGACGTCCTCTTTATGCCGCGGCCCGCGGTACCCACGCGGGGACACACCGCTGACAGAGGCCATCTGCCGCTCAGTCCCCAGTTCCTCGGGCCGCTCTGTTGTTCATCAATGCCAACTGTGTTCTGTTCCCAGAATTATGAAATTGTGTTAATCGTGGAGTACCCCACTCCAATAAATAAAGCACACACATCCGGATATTCAATTCGGTGCTCAGGCTCATCTGCATCTcctgaacagtaaattcaaaaaaaaatactttgtttaaaaatttctgaaaatttttaGTTCGAAGATGCTCCAATACATGATGTTCGTGCCAAATTTCAGCTTGTTCGAACATCTGAGGAGCTCATGGCAAAAACAAATTGGTCAAAACAGTACATGAACAATAAACTTTTTTACAGTCCCAAAACTAGTCTTTTTTACTAATAGCTACTAAAATGTCCAAACACCATAAAATTTGGCACGGACTTCGCACACATGAGCATCTAGCATCacaaaaaaaatatgaaatatTTTGAATTTTTTACTAATTTAAACGAATTTACTGTTCACCTTGGTGCAGATGCACCCAATAGCCAAAACGCCGCGTTTGCATATCTCCGGTTTACTAGTATCAGACATAAGTTGATCCTAAACCTCTGTTTTGTTGTTCCTCCTCTTCCATCATTATAGTGATTTTGCCTGCCTGGTAGCTTGGCAACCCAAGTCACCACCAATATCCTGTGTTCCAATCAAATCCAACTCATGAACACTGAAATCTTTGTTCATATTTGTATTGGATGTGGTTTGAATGCTCCATCGTCTCGTGCTTCTACAACGCCATCTTTGTAGGTAGTTAGCCTAGAATATTAACTTTGTAAATGTATTTATACTTGTGACTAGCATCACCACTACTTGCATTGCATATCCCCAATCTACAATGATTCCATTTGATgagtatttttatttatttaaatTGATCGGCGTGAGTTTTCTTAGATCAAGTAGGAAGTTCTTTAATAGAGCTCAGCATCGTTCGATCGAAAGGAGGAAGGGAAGTGTGCATGAGAAGGAGGGAGAAGGGTTACCTCGACAATGGTGACCGACACCCTAGAGGAATGACCTCACTGAGGTGTCAATACCTTGCCTTTTCCGCGTTTGGCGGTGGACTACGACATGTGCAGACATAAGGCAAAGTTGGAAGATGAGTCGAGCAAGGTGGAGAGCACCCAAGAACAGGGCGGGGAGAAAGAGGGGAGCGAGTTTTTCAATAAACGTATTTTGTCAACTATTGTGTTTTGATTGTTTCGGTCGAACGATCATGCCCAAGTGCATCCCTTTCAACTAACGAACATCGAGCATAGTTCCAGACTACATCAAAGAGTTTATTTTCCTACGAACAAAATAGTACATCCAGACTATGTTTGATATCATGGTGGATatgtttttttgtttgtttcaaaAAGGAGGTTAAACCTCCGTCCTCATACATAGGCTCAATTGTCCAGCTAAGAAATCAAACAGGAACACAAGTTACATCTGCATGCACCCATCTTGGATGGACCATGTAACCTGATCCCCTCCTTATTTTTCCAAAACACATTCAGTGATGTCTCAAGAAAAATTAAAAATCAATGGCTAAATGGTGATGGCTCATTCCACCAAAGGTGGCATGCGGTAGAAGAAGGAAAGCCGGCAGGGTTCGCCATCTGAAACATGAAGAAGCCCTGCCTTTTCATACGACTCAACGCTGTCTGCGAGTGTATCCTCTAATTTCCTTGGTTTCCACCCCAGATTCTTCGGTTTATCCGAAGTCAGTGCACCCTTGTAATCCACGTCGACCATCCTGCAAACACCAAAAAATGGTGGTTAAAATCCTTCATATAATAATGCAATTTTCACATTCTAATATAATTTACACACATATATTGTGTAACACTTATGTGTGTATTTACACACACCTAATATTCACACATGCATataaagaaaaaggaatatcgaCTAAAAATACTTGGTAAGCAAGAATGAAGAGTAGAACTAGTACAAAGCTAAAAAGACAAAAAAAATCTAAGGTAGAATGAACTAGGGGCATTGGTTTTGCCCTAAAAAGGAAAGAAAATGAAAAACACTTGAAACAAATGATGATAAAAAAAATTTGCACACTATTTACACATGATTCACATTGTTGTAAAATATGCAAAAATAAGTATATCGTAGCGCAATTTTCAGATAACAATATGATATTTACACAAGTTACATCAAACTGAAATGCATATATTTATGTTTCATCTAGTGTTTAAATTAAAGATTAATTATATCTCAACACGTCGAAATAGAATGTACCTCACGTCCATGGTGTCGTCTCCCACACATACCCGCGCGCACACACACTCAAACACAAGCACACGCATGTGCATGCACATAAAGAGACACACATGGCCGCAACACATGCACAACATACTCGAAGTCAACGCACAACACCAGCACATGCATGCGGcacacacatgcacgcacacaAAATCTGACAcataaagaaaaggaaaaacagatTATAAGTACTAGTAGAAGAAACAAAGTGACAGGCCCAAATGTAAATTTCAGGCGACTTACAAATAGCAAAAGTGAAGAAATCAAACAGGGACACAAGTTGCATCTGCGTGCACCCATCCTGGATTGGACCATGGGACCTGATCCCCTCTTTATTTTTCCAAAACACATTCAATGATGTCTCAAGAAATATTAAAAACCAATGACTAAATGGTGCTGGCTCATTCCACCAAAGGTGGCATGCGGTAGAAGGGAAGCCGGCAGGGTTCGCCATCTGAAGCATGAAGAAGCCCTGCCTTTTCATACGACTCGACACTGTCTGCGAGTGTATCCTTCAATTTCCTTTGTTTCCACCCCAAATTCTTCAGTTTATCCGAAGACAGTGCACCCTTGTAATCCACGTCGACCATCCTGCAAACACCAAAAAATGGTGGTTAAAATCCTTCGTAAATCGACTATGGCGAGCTAGCATGACGTTGATACAATGTGGCACTTGTCTGCATAACTGTAGCTAGGGTACATGCTCTTCATTATCTCCAGCAATTCCTTCAAGTCCATTTGGTCTAACGAGCATATGTATCTCTCATGTCGCCCCGCCTTGTTGTACAACAGGAGCAACGCGTCAGCTACGTCGCGAACGTCTACTATGGGCCAGAACTTGTTGTTCATCGTATCAGGGCCTCCTGCATACAAACAGTAAATCATATGCTCAGTTGTTGAACTTTGTTGGGCTGCTATGGTTGTGTGTTCGCAAGTTACACAACAACAAATTGAAATTAAGACAAGTCGCTAGCTTTTGTTTCAGTAGTACTGATGCACTTCCCAAAATATTGTTATCCTAGTGATAAATGCCAAGAACAACAGTTACAGAAAGCAAGAAAGAAATGTTGCATATTGCACTTGAATTAGGATTGAAACCTTTAATCATGTAGAGGAGGACCTTGCTGCTAGTGTTGAGCGCCACATGCTGCAACAGAGGGCCGAAGACCAGACCAGGGCAAAATGTGATGACATGCAATCCGTTCTTCTCCCCGTATTCCAGGGCTATCTCTTCAGCTTCAGTCTTCGCAAGAGAATACCAGCTCTGCCAACACAAACAAGTGTACATATTGTCGAGTTAGCGCTACCTCTCAGCAAACATCTCATCTTCAGTTTAGAGCTCACTAGCCAGTGCAATGGTTAAGAAGATGTCCCTTTTTTTTCATAATAGATTTTAATCTCTTTGGAAACTTGCTGGTGGATATATTATTGATCACCAATTCCAAGTCCTCACCTTATTCTCCTTGCAGAACTCTTTGTCTGACCAACAGCTTTCATCTTTGACTTTATCTTCTGGCCAATCCGGATTGAAGCAAATACTGGCGGCAGAGGAAACCAGAATGAGTTTCTGAACGTTCATAGCTGAGCAGGCCTTGAGTACATTCATGGTTCCCTTGACAGTAGGATCCATCATCTCTTTCTGCACAGTTGAGCAAGTTTATGAGTAACAGCAGGACAGATAGCTTAATGAAAATAGAAGAACAAACAAACTAGTATTTTTGTTTTTGCGGGTAAACAAACTAGTATTACATGCACATGTTTTTTAAGAATTTCTCTCGGTTGTACTGAATAGCACCAATTCCCTACACACCACCAAATAACATGGTTCATTTCCATTTACGCTACTCCATTGATTTTTCATCCGAATATCTCCTTTAACTGTATATGAAGACTACTTGTAATGCAATTTCTACCATACCATGCAAAATACATACTAGCTCCACTTCCATCTTACCACTAAAACCTTTGAAACTTAAATTTCAGCTACTATAAAAAACGTTGGACAACAAAAATAGGACATGTTCAGGCTTTATGCAATAGTCATTTCAAACTTATTTTCTGTGCATCAAAATCCACTACACACAATTAATGTTAGGAAACATAATTGATGTGAATTTACTATTTGACCAACTATCATATATCACAACCATAAACATTTCTATGGTGTTGTGGACCAGAAACTTAGGTACAGATCGCAGCAAAGCCTAAGTAGAAGTGACAAGAATGCCGGAAGAAGTGATCAAGAATGAGGGCCCAGTAATACCAAATCCAGATCATTTTTCTGTAGAGTTGATCAAACTTAAACACATTTGGCTTGGGACAAATCCAAAACTTCAATTAGGagtattttggaatggaggtagTACCTATAAAATTAGTCAACTGTAGCACAGACTACGTACAATCGGTTTGGATGACGGTCCAATAATAGGATATGTGTGCAGACATGTTTTCGTACCTTTGCCAGTTGTGGCATTTCGTCCTGTAATTTTTACTTCTACTTTTTCTGGATCTTTATTTGGAATTTGAATACTCTGTTCGCATTAATAAATGGATGTGCGCATCAtgtgatgcagaggccggggtacTCCTCCATTTCGAAAAAAAAGTTTGACTTAGAATAAGTGTAGAACTTGTAGATCTCATAACTGAACCATTAACTCGTCCAATGCATTTCTTTCCGTCTAAGTTATTATTTTTTTCAGATCTCCTTGAGTCACTCGCATTAGTCCTTTTTGGAAGGGGAAGCTAGAAGTCCAGAACTACCTCTCCCACATTACTCCAGTGAGTGATAAAAGTAGGACTAGGAATACTCCTACTGTCCTACAATGGCAAGCTAGCTCGAGAGAGATGTAAACTACACTTGCCTCGGGGTCAACCATCTCCTGCTCAGGCACCGGAGTGGCGATATGGAAGACGCCCTCGCAGCCGGCGAGCGCGGGCGTCACGGCGCCGTAGTCGAGCATGTCGGCCTTGAACACCCGCAGGTTCTCCGGAGCCCCATCCAGCTGCTCGAGGCACGCGTTCTTCGGATCACCTGGACGACGAGCAAGAAGCAGGAGGTGAGCGTGCAGCCGTTACAGTGGCTACGTACGTGGGTCGCGGACGGTGGCGTTGACGGCGTAGCCGCGGGAGAGGAGCAGCTTGACGAGCCACGAGGCGATGTACCCGCCGCCGCCGGTCACGCACACGCGCGGCAGTGCCGGCGACGACGCCATCTCCGGTGGCCCTGTTGATATGTGGATGAAGAGCCTAAGAGCGAGAGGCACTGCACACAAGGTTCAGACAGGGTCAAGTCAAGAGGAGATGGAAGAGGGGAGACGGGGGGAATGCAGTTCGAGATTCCTCGTTGCTTTAAGGTTGCGGTAGATTCCTCAAAAAGAAAAAAGGTTGCGGTAGGTGGAAGCATCTATGCACTCGACGCGGCTCACTCCACCCAGCCCGCCCGCTGACAAGGATGGCCCACTCCTCCACGTGCAAGAGCAAGCACGCCCATCGAGATCGCCATGGATTATATTAAACCAAGGTGTTGAATTAAGTACATACACCAGACCGCAAGATGCAGAGACTGACCATGCTCTAGCAAAAGACCCGTTAATTGACAACTAGATAGGAGGCGCGGCAAGCGGCTTGCCGCGCGTTACCCGCGGAACGGCGAGCTAACAAATAGGGCGGTGAGATGTTAATGGAGATAATCCCAACATCTTGTAAACATATATCATAACGATGATTGTTTAGAGGATAATAATGGATCTAAAATGCATTTAGGTAATCAATGTGTAACAGAAGGCCATACGTTCATCTACAAACATGTGTACATCTGATAAGCAATGCACCAAATACAGTTCATAGGACAAGATGGTGTTTATGATCTCACAAACGAGAAGGTGCATTCACCAAAGTAACCTGCTAATCCCAACATATGGAATATGGACGCGTAATAAAACGAGACAACATAAACACAATAAACAATCCACAGGGGAGCCGACGAATGCAATCCATATATATCAGATTTCGAATTACGATACTGACACTGATGAGGTTCAAAGATTACAAAGCAGGAGAGTGACCATGTGAAGAGAGTGTATCAATCGCCCATATATTTACAAAGGAAGCATCCCAGGCATGAAGTACTTGTTAGCCTCTACAAACAGATATCGCCGTGGCCGAAACAGAAACAAGACGGCGAAAAGCGCTTCGTAGGGTGTGCATGCCAAGCCATTCGACTTCCCATTTCACTCCGGGGCACCGAGTCCAGGATATCGATCCCGTACCCTGAACACATGTAATGGACAAGGACTCAACACAGAATAGTATACATATTTTAACCAAGAAATGAGACAAGAAAAAATGAATCTAAATCATCTGAATCTGACAAAAGGACGGTTTATATCCAAGTAGCCTGGTAGTCCAAATGGACAGCAACATGACTGATAGCAGCCATTGTTGCCCATAAGCAACCAAGTGATGTGGTGGTAAGTGCCTGCGAGCGAAGCTCAAGCAAGGGACTCGCTCGTACAGGCATATTGATAAGAAATCATCCATTTACAGCAACGTCAACCAAGAGTCTTGGATCTCCAAAAGACGCCTCGCCTCCTAAAACAGCACGAAGACAAACAAGGAACTACGAGTGAGAATGTGAAGTGTTAACAGAGGCCACAAGAAGAATCAAAAGAATATTGGAAAAAGAAAGCACAGGACGAGACACTGTAATTACCCATGCTATGTTTCTACTTCTTCCTGACCCGCTTGCTCGGATTGCTTCGAGCATCAGTAGGCATGGATGGTTCAGAACTGAAAATGCCACGCTGAATGTAGCAGTTTTGCAATGCAagcaaagcacctgggtataagTAAAGAAATGTCGAGTGCTATTTGCATCTGACGTCTGACCAGGCAATGTTAAGTTATCTTTCTGAATGTCAGTGCTAAGTTGTGGTGTCTTCTCCTTTCCAGCAATAGACTCATTAACTGAACCTAGTGTTTCACCAGACTGGGAGGAAACACGCGTAAAATAAGTAAGCATAGACAGAAAGTGTGTGCTTCAAAAGACAGATGATCTGGAAGTAACCAAGCGTAAAATAAGTAAGCATAGACAGAAAGTGTATGCTTCAAAACACAGATGATCTGGAAGTAACCAAGCCCTCGCCATCTGCATCAACAAGCTCATCGTCGATTAGATCAGATACTGGGTTGACATTTGAGACAGCTTCATTGTCTTTAAAAAGAACCCGCTGAAACTTTGATTTAATTTCAGAGGCCACGCCGCTGTTAAGGAAAGAGGAAACACATATGAAATACAATGGTGCGTCAATAACTTATACGAATGTCAAGTTGAGTGGAGTTGTGCGGTGGACCCAGTCACAGATGGCTTCCTGATGGAAGGAGGCGAAGATAAAGTAGGTAGAAGAGCATGACTCTAATTAGATAACAATCAGGATTAAATAATAGGAAAAATCACAGAAACAGGGCAAGTAATCAACCTAGAAGAGCACTTGTTAGAAAAAAAGGAATGGACCTCAGGGGTCATGGTGATTAAAGGCAGGGGAGTGGAGCTGCTCGACGCCATATTTCTGGATGGCGTACCTAGCACCCTTGGAGCAGGAGAAGTGTCATTGGGCAAGGAGCTTGAGCTAGTTGATCCAGTCGTAACACTTTAAGCCCCATACACCACAGAAGACCGTGGCAGCTTTCCAAGAGGTGTGTCAATCCTAAGTACTTGGAATGACAGGTCATCATCATCACTCGTGAAACACTTGCTTGATATGGAGACCATGAAACGGAACTTCCGCGATATAACAGCAGAGAGCTCTCGTGGGGTGACAGGATCTCCACGGCCACATTGGACGATCTCTTGAAGTGGAGCAACATGTGACTGTCCATGGCGCAAGAGGCTGCGGTGCTCCAACCAATTCCCTTCCCACTCTGTCAAAAAACACAAATTCAGCCTCACCAGTCACCAGGCACATTGACCTAGCGGTACATAACAAATCCAGTACCTTGGAAGAAAAGGCAAAGATACATGTTAAAGGCAACGAACCGAACCAAGATAGGGGGCGTGTGCCGTGTGTTGCCTGCCAAACGGTGGGACAGGTAATAGGACATTGAGATGGTAATGGATATGATTTCAGAGTGTTGTAAACATATATCGTACTAATGAATAAGGTTTGCACGCAAAATGCACTCGGTTACATATAGGAATTGGTTTATATGGCATACATAAACAGGACGGCATGATCATAGAATATACATGAGGCTACTCTTGTGCAGGTACAAAAGCGTACGATCCCAAGTCTGAGAAATTTTAATGGAGAGTAGAATGGCGAAGGGCCCCCTCCATTGGGCTGTAGTGATGAGAAAAACAGTTCGAATACAGGGTTTGTATATGAATGAATGGGGGTGGGTGAAATTGAATAGAATGTTTCATCAAGCAAATTAAGATACTACCACTCCGTACTCCTTAATAAGAATATCATCATGAATCTAATGGGGGCAGTGATCCGACCTACCAAAGCCTTCATAACTTTTGATTCTACACACCCATTCCCGGAGCAAATTAGCCTGCTGTGTGCGtacttgtgtgtgtgtttgtgtgtgtgtgagcaAGCATGCATGCATGTTCGGATGCATGAACTGACTCTGTTCTAACCGGATATGCATCCTAGCCATATAAGGCCCGACAAAAGACATGTTGGTCTCACTAATAAGACCACCACATCTAGAATAAAAACAGTAAAGAATCCCAAAGCCAAAGCACACCCTGAACATTAACTTGCATGTTGTTGGCAGCAGAAAAATAGAACTACCAAAATTAATCCAATAACTAATTAGGAAAAATAGTGTAGGAGTTAAACATGTTCATAGCTAAACGTAGTTTGCACGTTGAGAGATTATATTAGCAAACAAAAGTGCCTTTCCAATTCTCAAGCAAGTAGACAAAATCACTGAATATACTACAGTTTAGAGCGAACCTCTTGTGAAGGTCCTGTCACACAGACACGGTTCGGTACATTTTATTTTGAACGTGGACATGTTCAATAGAAGAGTCTACCAATAGTACATCATAATTTAACCTATATATGCAATTCTGGACTGTAAAAATAAACATGATCACATTCAAAATCTCCCAAGGTATGTCCAAAGAATTATCATCAAAATGAAGGAATCTAGCTGATGTTTGGTAGCATCCACATAAGCAATATACTTTGCGCAAGAACATATCGACCTAAGAAACAAAGTAGCATCTATTTTTCAAAATTGTTCCCATGCTCTTTTTAAGTCTGTTGCTAGATATCAACATAAGTTCTCCAAGACAAAATATTTACCTGGAACTATTTTTGCACAGCATATATAGTTAGCACAGAGCAGACAATTGGCAAATAAAAAGAGATAATAACTTTGTCAAATTATTTAACACTGAATCTTACAACCACGGCACTGAGAGGAAATGTGT
This genomic window contains:
- the LOC109763260 gene encoding phenylacetaldehyde reductase: MAPPRVCVTGGGGYIASWLVKLLLSRGYAVHATLRDPSDQKNAHLMQLDGAAESLSLFKADVLDRAALAAAVEGCQGVFHVASPVPADKTVDPESEIMVPAVKGTLNILEVCSSVKVQKVVVVSSTAAVHSNPNWPQGKPKDESCWSDRKICMEKEAWYNLAKTVAEETAWEYAEKNELNVVTLCPCIVFGPQLQPVVNTTSELLIYVLKGGPNVLNDTPLQIVDVRDVADALLLIYEKPESSGRYICAPNYISTKALLELLKKMYPDYNYVKCKADAHQNSPGTPVSSAKLSNLGWKPRALEETLLDSIEYYRKTGILQDVEGQTYRLPDIFRHYQAANE